TCTTGGATTCCAAAATCTTGATCCCCCTCTCCCGGGCCCGATAGAGGGCGTTGACGTAGTTCACATCCTCGCGCAGGGCCCGAGAAAGAAGGCCTTTAAGAAGGGCCATGGTAAGGGGGGCGGTATCCAGACGGGAGACCTCTCCCTGATAGACGATGGAGACTTCGGTGATGGGACCTTCGGCCAACTGAGCCTGCATAGCCCCCAGTTTTTCGGCCAGTACCAGATAGGGCTTCAAAACCTTCAGGGCCTCGGCGGAGACCGAAGGCATATTCACCGCATTGCGCACCACTCCGTGCACCAAAAAGTCCACCACCTGGCTGGCCGCGGCCACAGCCACATTCTTCTGGGCCTCTAGGGTGGAGGCCCCCAGATGAGGGGTGCAGACGAAGTTTTCTAAAGAGAAAAGGGGGTGATCGGGATCCGGCGGTTCCTTCTCGAAAACATCCAGGGCCGCCCCCGCCACCTTTCCGCTTTTCATGGCCTCGTAAAGGGCCCTCTCGTCCACGATCCCCCCGCGGGCGCAGTTGATAACGAGCACCCCGTCTTTCATCTTGGCGAAGCTTTCGGCATTAAGCAGGTGGTAGGTCTCTTTCATCAGGGGAACATGGACGGTAATGATATCCGAGCGGGCGTAAAGTTCGTCCAGGGAGACCAGCTCCACCCCCATCTCCGAGGCCCGCTCCGGGGTCACGTAAGGATCATAGGCGATGACCTTCATCTTGAGCCCCTGGGCCCTTTCCGCCACCACCGAGCCGATGCGTCCCAGCCCGATGATCCCCAGGGTCTTTCCCATGAGCTCGCGGCCCAGGAACTTCTTGCGCTCCCAGCGACCGGCCTTAAGGGAGGCCATGGCTTGAGGGACGTTGCGGGCCATGGCGAACATGAGGGCCAGGGTATGTTCGGCCGCGGAATTGGTGTTGCCCCCGGGACAGTTCATGACCACGATGCCCCGGCGGCTGGCCGCCTCCAGATCCACGTTGTCCAGCCCCGTACCCGCCCGGGCAATAACCTTGAGCCTTTCGGCGGCCTCGATAATTTCGGCCGTAAGCTTGGTGCCGCTACGGATAATGATGCCGTCGGCCTCCCGGATGGCCTCCTTGAGTTCCTCCGGGGAAAGACCCACCCGTTCTTCCACCTCCAATCCGGCCTTTTTCAGAATTTCCAGACCTTCAGGAAGAAGAGGATCGGTTACCAGGACCTTCATGCGTAGACCTCCTCCGCGTGCTCTCGAATAATCTCCAAGGCTCGGGCCACCCCGGCCCCTATTTTAACCGGCCAGCCCAGCTCCGAAAGGCCCACCTCTAGAGCAGAAAGGGCGAGCACTCCCTCGAGCGGGCTCTGGTGTCCCATGTGGGTGATGCGCACCACCTTTCCCTTGAGCTGGCCCTGCCCTCCGGCGAGCACCACCCCGTAGCGCTTCCGCAGGAGCCTGGTGAGGGCCCCTCCGTCCACCCCTTCCGGGAGTTTGACCATGGTAAGGGCCTCACAGGGCACCCGAGGGAAGATCTCCAGCCCCAAGGCCAAAACTCCTTCCCTACAAGCCCGGGAGACCAAGGCGTAATGGGCAAAGAGTCTCTCAAGCCCGATCTTGCGTATGAGCTGCAGGGACTCTCGTAAAGAAAGAAGAAGAGAGACCGCCGGGGTGTAGGCCGTGGTTTCCTTTTGATAAGCCTTCCATTCCCGACGCAGATCAAAATAATATCTGGGGCTTTCGGCCTTTTCGACCCGCTCCCAGGCCCGCTCCGAAAGGGCCACAAAAGAAAGCCCCGGCGGAAGGGCCAGACTCTTCTGGCTCCCGGCCACCACCACATCGAGCCCCCATTCGTCCATGGGAAGAGGATAGACCCCTAGGGCGGAGATGGCGTCCACCACCACTAGGGCTCCGGCCCGATGAGCCACTTCGGCCACCTCCCGCACCGGGTGCTTCACCCCCGTAGAGGTCTCGTGGGCCTGAAGGAGGATGGCCGCAACACCGGGGTTCTCCGAAAGGGCCCTTTCCACCGCCTCTGGAGAGACAGCCTCCCCCCAAGGAATATCCAGATACACGGGCTGGAGTCCGTAGGCCTCGGCAATCTCCCCCCAACGTTCTCCAAATTTCCCTCCCCGGACTACCAGGACCCGCTCTCCTGGAGAAAAGAGATTGGCCACCGCCGCCTCCATGGCCCCGGTGCCCGAAGAGGCGAAGAAGAAGACAGGCCGCCGGGTCTGGAAGAGATACTGGAGGTCTTCGCGGATTTCGGAAAGAACGGCGGAAAACTCCGGGAGACGGTGATGGGGCGTAGGACGAGCTCCAGCCAACAACACCTCTGGGGCCACCGGTACCGGCCCGGGAGTAAAAAGGTGCCACTTCTGGAACATTCCGCAGCCTCCTTCTAGAGCTTAGGGGCTACTTTAATCCAAAATCAGGGCTTGACTACCCCGAAGGGCTTGCGGATGCGGAAGAGGAGTCCATACGGGCCAGTCTTTCCTGATATTTCCGAGCCAGATCGGCAATGGTAATCCGGGAAAGGGTGTCCCGAATGACCTCGGTAAGGAGATCCCAGACGTCCCGGGTGGGACAAACCGGGCTCATCTCACAGAGGTCGGGATAGCTAACGCAGGGGGTCACGGCCTCATCTCCTTCAAGAAGAGAGACCACCTCCCAAACGGTGATCTCCTCCGGGGGACGGGCCAGGAAGTAGCCCCCTTTGGCTCCTCGGTGGCTTTTGATCAGTCCCGCCTTTTTGAGAGGGATGATGAGTTGCTCCAGATACTTGACCGAAAGCTTCTGTTTTTTGGCAATTTCTCCCAGCTGAACCGGTCCCAGGTCGTGGTGTAAGGCCAACTCGACCAACATACGGGTGGCATACCTGCTTCGCGTGGTAATCCTCATAGCTTTTTTATAAACTTCAATGTCTAGCCTTTCAATATCTACCCTTGCAATCTATACCAAGCCGGTATATATTCACAAAATAGATTTTTTCGCAAGGAGATCCAAGATGAAAAATTGGCGGTTTCACACCCGGGTTATTCATGAAGGTTTACGTCCCGAGGACTGGGAAGGCGCTACCCTCCCGCCCATCTACCAGACGGCCTCCCACCGTCATCCTACGGCCGAAAGCCTAAGTGCGGCCTTCGGGGGCCAGAGTGCGGACCACATCTACCTGCGTCTAAGCAACCCTACCAACCGCTTCCTAGAAGAAAAGCTGGCGGCCTTAGAGGGAGGGGCCGGAGCCATCCTGACTTCCTCCGGCATGGCGGCCATCGCCAACGCCTGCCTGGCCCTCCTGCGCCCGGGAGACGAATTCGTGGCCGGAAATTCCCTTTTTATGTCCACCTACGTGCTCTTCGCCAACATCTTTCCCAAATACGGTATTACCGCCCGCTTCGTGGAGCCCACGGACCTGGAGGCCCTAAAAGCGGCCCTCTCTCCCCGAACCCGGTTTATCTTCGTGGAGACCATCGGCAATCCCAAAATGGATGTTCCAGATCTGGCGGCCCTCGCGGAGATCGCCCACGAAAACGGCCTCCCCCTCATCGTGGACAACACCCTAGCCACCCCTTACCTCTGCCGCCCCATAGAACTGGGGGCAGATATCGTGATCCACTCCACCACCAAGTATCTCAGCGGCCACGGCTGCGCCACCGGCGGGGTTATCATCGACAGCGGCCGCTTCGACTGGACCCAATCCCGGTTTGCCGAGGACTTCAAGCCCTTTGTCGACCGCAGAGGGCCTCTGGCTTATCTCGATAAGGTCTGGCGGGAATATCACATCAATTTCGGGACCACTCAGGCCCCCTTCCACGCCTATCTCACCGCCCTGGGTCTCGACACTCTGGCCCTGCGCATGGAGCGCCATTGCGAAAACGCCCTCAAGGTGGCCCAATTCCTGAGTGAACAACCCGAGGTGCAATGGGTACGTTACCCGGGTCTTCCAGACCATCCCCACCGAGAGGTGGCGGAAAGGCAGTTCCAGGGAAAGGGATTCGGAGGGCTCCTCACCTTCGGCCTCAAGGATCAGGAGACCTGCTTTCGCTTCATCCGGAATCTTCGTCTGGTTTACCATCTGGCCAATCTTGGGGACTGCAAGACCCTGATTATTCATCCTTACTCCAGCCAGTATCTGGCCTTTCCGGAAGATCTCAAACGCTCCCTTTCTATTACTCCGGATCTCTTGCGGCTTTCGGTAGGCCTCGAGGACGTGGAGGACATCTGCGAAGACCTTCGACAGGCCTTGGACAAGGTAAAATGAGCGAGTATATCACCCACGATCAGCGCGGACGGTCCGTAGGAATCGTCCAGAAAAAGTACTTCACCTTCGCCTACCCTCCGGATCTCTTTCCGCTGGAGTGCGGGGCCAAACTGGGGCCCATCACCCTGGCCTACGAAACTTACGGCCAACTCAACGCCGACCGCAGCAACGCCATCCTCATCCTGCATGCCCTCTCCGGGGACTCCCACGTGGCGGGCTACTACTCCAAGGACGACCCCAAGCCCGGCTGGTGGGACTTCATGGTGGGGCCGGGAAAGGCCATCGACACCAACAAGTATTTCGTGATCTGCTCCAACATCCTGGGGGGCTGCGCCGGAAGCACCGGCCCCTCCTCCATCAACCCGCGCACCGGAAAGCCCTACGCCCTGGACTTTCCCTTCGTGACCATTGGAGACATGGTAAGGGCCCAGAAGGTCCTCATCGAGCATCTGGGTATCCGGAAATTGCTCGCGGTTATCGGGGGATCTCTTGGAGGCATGCAGGTCCTCGAATGGGCCCTGCGCTACCCGGAGATGGTGCATGCGGCTATCCCCATCGCCACCACTACCCGGCACTCGGCCCTGGCTATCGCCTTCAACGAGGTGGCTCGACAGGCCATCATGGCCGACCCCAACTGGCGTGGGGGAAATTATTATGACGGACCTCGGCCGGAGATGGGCTTGGCCGTAGCCCGCATGATCGGCCACATCACCTATCTTTCGGATCGGGCCCTGCGGCGCAAGTTCGGCCGGCGCCTCCAGAACAAGAGCCAGTTCTCTTTTGGCTTCGACGTGGATTTTCAGGTGGAAAGCTACCTCCGCTATCAGGGTCGCAAGTTTGTGGAACGCTTCGACGCCAACTCCTTCCTTTACATTACCAAGGCCGCGGACTACTTCGACGTCAAGCGCCAGCACGGGGAAGGCTCCCTGGTGAAGGCCTTTTCCAAGGCCCGAGCCCGTTTTCTGGTGATCTCCTTTTCCTCAGACTGGCTCTATCCTACCTACCAGTCCCGGGAGATGGTCAAGGCCATGAAGAAAAACGGTCTTGACGTGAGTTTCTGTGAGATCGAGGCGGACTGGGGGCACGACGCCTTCCTCATTCCCAACGAAAAATTCGAAAACCTGGTGGCCGCTTTTCTGGAGAGGGTAAGCCGTGAATTCGAACCTTAAGGATCTGCGCTATGACCTCCAGATCATCGCCTCCTGGATCGAACCCGGGGCCCGGGTCATCGATCTGGGCTGTGGCTCCGGGGATCTCCTGCTCCATCTCAAAGAAACCAAAGGAGTCCGGGGAATTGGCATTGAAAAGGACGAGGCCGAAGTCCGGGAGGCCATCCGGAAGGGCCTCACGGTCATCCAGGGAGACCTCAATGAGGAGGTCCGGGATTATCCTGACCAGAGTTTCGATTACGTAATCCTCAGCCAGACCCTCCAGCAGATTTATGAGCCGCATACCCTCCTCAAAGAACTCCTGCGCATCGGCCGCCGGGTCATCGTGAGCTTTCCCAATTTTGCCCATTGGACCATTCGCCTGGATCTCCTCCTTCACGGTCGGGCCCCCAAGAATCCTCAGCTGCCTTATGAATGGTACGACACCCCTAACATCCGGGTAATCACCATCCGGGACTTCCGAAAATTCATCGAAGACCTGGGCTATCAGGTCCTGAAAGAGGCCCCGGTAAGCACTTATAACCGAGACCGCCAGGGAAAGATGGTCCGGAGATGGGCCAATCTCCGGGCCACTTACGGAATTTTTATGGTGGGGAAAAGAGATGCCGGAAAGACTTAAAGTGAGCTGGTACGGAGAACTCCATTCCGTGGTCCAGACCTTGGCCTCTACTTGGGAGGAAAATTGCCGGGAGGACCCGGGGCCGCTGCCCATCCCCCGCCAAGAAGAAGTAATCCGTATTCTCTACCGCACCCGAAGGATCCTTTTTCCGGAATACTTCTCGACCGCCAACCTCAACTCTGAAAATCTCCAGTATTATCTAGGAGAGGAGCTTAGCCGCCTTTTTGAAGAACTGTCCCAGCAAATTAATCTGGCCTTTCGTTACCAGGCCCTGACCCGCCAAAAAGATCCTCTTGAGAGGCCTCTCCAGGGGGAAGAATTGGCCCTCCGATTCATCAAACGGCTTCCAGAGGTGAAAAGACTTCTCCTCACGGACGTGGAAGCAGCCTACATGGGAGATCCTGCGGCCAAAAGTCCCCAGGAGGTCATCTTTTGCTATCCGGGCTTCTTGGCCATCACCATCTACCGCATAGCCCATGAACTTTACCGTCTAGGGGTACCCTATCTTCCCCGGATGATGACCGAACAGGCCCATAGCCTTACCGGGATCGATATCCACCCCGGAGCCACCATTGGGGAAAGCTTTTTTATTGACCACGGGACCGGGGTGGTCATCGGAGAGACCACGATAATCGGCAACCGGGTACGCCTTTATCAGGGGGTGACCCTGGGGGCCCTTTCCGTGCCCAAGGAGGCGGCGGAAGAACTGCGTTTCCGCAAGCGCCACCCCACCATTGAAGACGACGTCATCATCTACGCCAACGCCACCATCCTGGGAGGAGAAACGGTCATCGGAGCCCGATCGGTCATCGGAGGGAACGTCTGGCTTACCGAAAGTGTGCCCCCGGATACCAAGGTCTTTCTCAAAAAACCCGAATTGCATGTCCTGCCTCGCCGGACGAAAAAGCCCCCTAGGAGGAGCGGATGATTTACGAAGGTGTCACTCAGCTTATCGGAAAAACCCCTCTAGTGCGCCTCAAGCGCCTGGCGGAAAACCTGGATGTGGAAATATACGGTAAACTCGAATCCCAGAATCCCCTCTCCAGCGTAAAAGACCGCATCGGCTGGGCCATGATTGAGGCCGCCGAAAGGCAAGGCCTTATCGGACCAGGGACCACCATCGTGGAGCCCACCAGCGGCAACACAGGTATCGCTTTGGCCTTCGTGTGTGCCGAAAAGGGATATCCTCTGGTGCTCACCATGCCGGAGACCATGAGCCTCGAAAGGCGGGCCATCCTCAAACACTTTGGGGCCCGGCTGGTCCTCACTCCCGGGAAACTGGGGATGCGGGGAGCGGTAGAAAGGGCCCGGGAACTGCTCCAAGAAATCCCGGGAGCTTACATGCCGGACCAATTCTCCAATCCGGCTAATCCGGAAATCCATCGGCGGACCACGGCCGAGGAGATCTGGCAAGACACCCAGGGCCGGGTGGACCTCCTGGTGGCCGGGGTAGGCACTGGAGGGACCATTACCGGGGTCTCGGAGGTCCTCAAGGCCCGCAGACCCTCCTTTAAGGCTATAGCGGTGGAACCCGCAGAGTCGCCGGTTCTGTCCGGAGGGCCGCCCGGACCTCACAAAATTCAGGGAATCGGGGCGGGCTTTGTGCCCCCCATTCTTAATCTAAAGGTCATCGACGAGATCGTTCGGGTGAAATCTGAAGAGGCTATAGAGACTGCCCGGAGGTTGGCCCGGGAGGAGGCCCTCCTCTGCGGGATCTCCTCCGGAGCGGCGGTCTGGGCGGCCTTGCAGGTGGCCCGGAGGCCGGAAAATAAAGGAAAAGTAATGGTGGTTATCCTTCCAGACACCGGCGAGCGCTATCTCAGTACCGAACTCTTCAATCCTTCTTCCGATTAACTTGGGACTGCCTTTACAGGACCTCTTCCGGATGCTATCTTTCTTCCAAAAGGGCGAGGTTTCCTTATGCGTAAATTCTTTTCTTTTAAGGAACTAGGGTTTCTTCTGGTGATCGTTCTTCTGGGAGGGTCCCCCCTTTATGCCTCCAAGGAAAAGACGGACTGCCCCGGGGTAAAAACGGTAAGTGGCCTCCTCCACCAGCTTTCCTCTCAAGAAGTTCAAGTGCTTTCGGTCAGGCCCTCTCCGGTAAAGGGGCTCTGTGAGGTAGTGGTCCAGCAGAACGGACGCAAAGGGGTCACTTATGTAGACCTTACCGGAAAGTTCCTGGTGCTGGGACGCCTCATCGAGATCTCTACCAAGAAGGATCTGACCGGAGCCCGTATCCAAGAGCTCAACAAGATTGTTCTTTCTCCGGAAAAAATAAAAGAACTCCGCAAATATGTGGCCTTTTCCGCGGGTCAGGGCCCGGAGATCTTCTTGATCACCGATCCGGACTGTCCCTTCTGTAGAAAGGCCGAAGATATCCTCTGGCCCCTGGTTCAAAAGAAGAAGATCCGGGTAAACGTGGTCTTTTTTCCCCTGGACCGCCTTCACCCCGAGGCCCATCGCAAGGCGGTAGCCCTTATCTGTGAGAAAAAAGGCTTTGAGGATCTGGTGGCCGGCTACAGCGGAAACGCCACCTGTCCCGAAGGAGAAAACAAGGTAACCCAGGGGCAAAAATTCCTCCTTTCTTTAGGAATAAGGGGTACGCCCACCTATATCTTTCCTTCCGGGGAGACCCATTCCGGGGTGCTTCCGGCGGAAAGGCTCCTCGAAATGGTTAAAAAATGAGTCTTTCTCCCCCGGAGAGGGCCTATCTTCTGCGACTGGCCCGGGAGAGCCTGGAGAAGGCCTTTGGCCTGAGGGAGGACTATTCCTTGCCCTACCCTCCCCCTTTCGAGCGCTTGCATGAGCCGCGAGGAGCCTTCGTAACCCTTAAGAGGCATGGGCATCTCCGGGGCTGCATCGGGACCTTTGAGGCTGCCTCACCCCTCTACCGGGTGGTAGAGGAGATGGCCCTGGCCGCGGCCTTCAATGATCCCCGCTTTTCCCCTTTAAGCCCGGAGGAACTTGACGAAGTGGAAATAGAGATTTCGGTCCTTTCCCCCCTTCGTCCCGGCCGCCCGGAGGAGGTAGAAGTGGGCCGTCATGGGGTCTACCTCATCCGGGGAGCCTTTCGGGGCGTGCTTCTGCCCCAGGTAGCCGTAGAATACGGCTGGGATCGGGAGACCTTCCTGGATCACGTCTGCCTTAAGGCCGGACTTCCTCCCCGCTGCTGGCAGGACCCCCGCACGGAGATCTATCTCTTTACTGCTGAAGTATTCGAAGAAAATGAGGACTTGCCAAAAGAGTGAGTTTAAGTATAGGATAGGGCCATGAAAAAGCACCTCTATGTATTATTCTTCACCGAGGATGGCCCTTCCTTTCAACTAAAACTCAAACCTCTTTATATAAAGCTCTGTCCCCTCCTCCTGATCTTTCTTCTTTTTCTAAGCGGTGCAGGGGCCTTTTTCTTTTTCCGGAGCGCCCACCTAGAGATGGAAATGGTCTCCCTAAAACGGGAGCTGGAGGCCGCCCGCGTTAAGAATCAAGCCCTAGAAAAACGGGTGGCCTCTCTGGAAAAAGAAAAGCGGGAGCTTTTGGCCGGTGCCGTTAAAGAATTGAAAAACCGTTCCGAGATCATCCAGGAATTAGTGGCCAACTTCGGTCTGGAAAAATATGTCAAAACCCCTAAGTCTTACCAGGGCGGCCCTTTTGAACCTCCTAAAGACCATCCGGGACCCGAAGGCGGAATTTATATCCCGGACCCCTTGGGAAAAGACCCTCTCCTTTCCTCCTCTTCGGAAAAGGACCTCTGGTCCTCCTACCAATCTCTCCTCCAGAGTGTGGATGCTTACCTAGAGGTGCTCTCTGGAGTCCCCCTGGGCCGCCCCTGCAGAGGGTATATCTCTTCCGGCTTCGGACGCCGCAAGGATCCCTTCACCGGAAAGCCGGCCTTCCATTCCGGGATTGACATTGTCAGCTAT
This portion of the Thermosulfurimonas marina genome encodes:
- the amrA gene encoding AmmeMemoRadiSam system protein A; the protein is MSLSPPERAYLLRLARESLEKAFGLREDYSLPYPPPFERLHEPRGAFVTLKRHGHLRGCIGTFEAASPLYRVVEEMALAAAFNDPRFSPLSPEELDEVEIEISVLSPLRPGRPEEVEVGRHGVYLIRGAFRGVLLPQVAVEYGWDRETFLDHVCLKAGLPPRCWQDPRTEIYLFTAEVFEENEDLPKE
- the metW gene encoding methionine biosynthesis protein MetW, yielding MRYDLQIIASWIEPGARVIDLGCGSGDLLLHLKETKGVRGIGIEKDEAEVREAIRKGLTVIQGDLNEEVRDYPDQSFDYVILSQTLQQIYEPHTLLKELLRIGRRVIVSFPNFAHWTIRLDLLLHGRAPKNPQLPYEWYDTPNIRVITIRDFRKFIEDLGYQVLKEAPVSTYNRDRQGKMVRRWANLRATYGIFMVGKRDAGKT
- a CDS encoding O-acetylhomoserine aminocarboxypropyltransferase/cysteine synthase family protein, with the translated sequence MKNWRFHTRVIHEGLRPEDWEGATLPPIYQTASHRHPTAESLSAAFGGQSADHIYLRLSNPTNRFLEEKLAALEGGAGAILTSSGMAAIANACLALLRPGDEFVAGNSLFMSTYVLFANIFPKYGITARFVEPTDLEALKAALSPRTRFIFVETIGNPKMDVPDLAALAEIAHENGLPLIVDNTLATPYLCRPIELGADIVIHSTTKYLSGHGCATGGVIIDSGRFDWTQSRFAEDFKPFVDRRGPLAYLDKVWREYHINFGTTQAPFHAYLTALGLDTLALRMERHCENALKVAQFLSEQPEVQWVRYPGLPDHPHREVAERQFQGKGFGGLLTFGLKDQETCFRFIRNLRLVYHLANLGDCKTLIIHPYSSQYLAFPEDLKRSLSITPDLLRLSVGLEDVEDICEDLRQALDKVK
- a CDS encoding RrF2 family transcriptional regulator, with the translated sequence MRITTRSRYATRMLVELALHHDLGPVQLGEIAKKQKLSVKYLEQLIIPLKKAGLIKSHRGAKGGYFLARPPEEITVWEVVSLLEGDEAVTPCVSYPDLCEMSPVCPTRDVWDLLTEVIRDTLSRITIADLARKYQERLARMDSSSASASPSG
- the serA gene encoding phosphoglycerate dehydrogenase — translated: MKVLVTDPLLPEGLEILKKAGLEVEERVGLSPEELKEAIREADGIIIRSGTKLTAEIIEAAERLKVIARAGTGLDNVDLEAASRRGIVVMNCPGGNTNSAAEHTLALMFAMARNVPQAMASLKAGRWERKKFLGRELMGKTLGIIGLGRIGSVVAERAQGLKMKVIAYDPYVTPERASEMGVELVSLDELYARSDIITVHVPLMKETYHLLNAESFAKMKDGVLVINCARGGIVDERALYEAMKSGKVAGAALDVFEKEPPDPDHPLFSLENFVCTPHLGASTLEAQKNVAVAAASQVVDFLVHGVVRNAVNMPSVSAEALKVLKPYLVLAEKLGAMQAQLAEGPITEVSIVYQGEVSRLDTAPLTMALLKGLLSRALREDVNYVNALYRARERGIKILESKTETAEDFLNLIGVTVKFKGGENYLAGTIFGKMEPRIVRINDFQLDALPQGHMLYIHNDDRPGVIGLIGVTLGEAGLNISRMHVGQEPEKRRNVILLSVDQAPSEEVLSALRNLPHVHSVKALEL
- a CDS encoding pyridoxal-phosphate-dependent aminotransferase family protein, giving the protein MFQKWHLFTPGPVPVAPEVLLAGARPTPHHRLPEFSAVLSEIREDLQYLFQTRRPVFFFASSGTGAMEAAVANLFSPGERVLVVRGGKFGERWGEIAEAYGLQPVYLDIPWGEAVSPEAVERALSENPGVAAILLQAHETSTGVKHPVREVAEVAHRAGALVVVDAISALGVYPLPMDEWGLDVVVAGSQKSLALPPGLSFVALSERAWERVEKAESPRYYFDLRREWKAYQKETTAYTPAVSLLLSLRESLQLIRKIGLERLFAHYALVSRACREGVLALGLEIFPRVPCEALTMVKLPEGVDGGALTRLLRKRYGVVLAGGQGQLKGKVVRITHMGHQSPLEGVLALSALEVGLSELGWPVKIGAGVARALEIIREHAEEVYA
- the cysK gene encoding cysteine synthase A, whose protein sequence is MIYEGVTQLIGKTPLVRLKRLAENLDVEIYGKLESQNPLSSVKDRIGWAMIEAAERQGLIGPGTTIVEPTSGNTGIALAFVCAEKGYPLVLTMPETMSLERRAILKHFGARLVLTPGKLGMRGAVERARELLQEIPGAYMPDQFSNPANPEIHRRTTAEEIWQDTQGRVDLLVAGVGTGGTITGVSEVLKARRPSFKAIAVEPAESPVLSGGPPGPHKIQGIGAGFVPPILNLKVIDEIVRVKSEEAIETARRLAREEALLCGISSGAAVWAALQVARRPENKGKVMVVILPDTGERYLSTELFNPSSD
- the epsC gene encoding serine O-acetyltransferase EpsC is translated as MPERLKVSWYGELHSVVQTLASTWEENCREDPGPLPIPRQEEVIRILYRTRRILFPEYFSTANLNSENLQYYLGEELSRLFEELSQQINLAFRYQALTRQKDPLERPLQGEELALRFIKRLPEVKRLLLTDVEAAYMGDPAAKSPQEVIFCYPGFLAITIYRIAHELYRLGVPYLPRMMTEQAHSLTGIDIHPGATIGESFFIDHGTGVVIGETTIIGNRVRLYQGVTLGALSVPKEAAEELRFRKRHPTIEDDVIIYANATILGGETVIGARSVIGGNVWLTESVPPDTKVFLKKPELHVLPRRTKKPPRRSG
- the metX gene encoding homoserine O-acetyltransferase MetX; translation: MSEYITHDQRGRSVGIVQKKYFTFAYPPDLFPLECGAKLGPITLAYETYGQLNADRSNAILILHALSGDSHVAGYYSKDDPKPGWWDFMVGPGKAIDTNKYFVICSNILGGCAGSTGPSSINPRTGKPYALDFPFVTIGDMVRAQKVLIEHLGIRKLLAVIGGSLGGMQVLEWALRYPEMVHAAIPIATTTRHSALAIAFNEVARQAIMADPNWRGGNYYDGPRPEMGLAVARMIGHITYLSDRALRRKFGRRLQNKSQFSFGFDVDFQVESYLRYQGRKFVERFDANSFLYITKAADYFDVKRQHGEGSLVKAFSKARARFLVISFSSDWLYPTYQSREMVKAMKKNGLDVSFCEIEADWGHDAFLIPNEKFENLVAAFLERVSREFEP
- a CDS encoding DsbC family protein, whose translation is MRKFFSFKELGFLLVIVLLGGSPLYASKEKTDCPGVKTVSGLLHQLSSQEVQVLSVRPSPVKGLCEVVVQQNGRKGVTYVDLTGKFLVLGRLIEISTKKDLTGARIQELNKIVLSPEKIKELRKYVAFSAGQGPEIFLITDPDCPFCRKAEDILWPLVQKKKIRVNVVFFPLDRLHPEAHRKAVALICEKKGFEDLVAGYSGNATCPEGENKVTQGQKFLLSLGIRGTPTYIFPSGETHSGVLPAERLLEMVKK
- a CDS encoding M23 family metallopeptidase produces the protein MKKHLYVLFFTEDGPSFQLKLKPLYIKLCPLLLIFLLFLSGAGAFFFFRSAHLEMEMVSLKRELEAARVKNQALEKRVASLEKEKRELLAGAVKELKNRSEIIQELVANFGLEKYVKTPKSYQGGPFEPPKDHPGPEGGIYIPDPLGKDPLLSSSSEKDLWSSYQSLLQSVDAYLEVLSGVPLGRPCRGYISSGFGRRKDPFTGKPAFHSGIDIVSYMGTPVRATADGRVIYAGRHAGYGKVVVIRHRYGYSTLYGHLKKITVRAGQKVKRGEVIGYLGSTGRSTGPHLHYEVRRYGRYLNPYRYLKVKFSKR